In Nitrosococcus oceani ATCC 19707, the following proteins share a genomic window:
- a CDS encoding sigma-54 interaction domain-containing protein — MDGFDSLIGKAPAFEALLRSARMVAATEVTALIIGETGTGKELLAQAIHAESQRANKAFAAINCAALPEGLAESELFGHRRGAFSGAVHDHLGRFRAAEGGTVFLDEVNELSPAVQAKLLRFLESGECQAIGDTRVQHCDVRVIAATNCNLNQRIQEGRFRQDLYYRLHVVPLEIPPLRAREGDIHKLLKHFCAVFAQQHHGLTPAGFNAAALRALNLYSWPGNVRELRNFCERMMVLLPGQIITPQNLPFNIRGDLNLPPEKGEKPLITLPESGLELDRVEMELIHQAIAKTKGNRAKAARLLGISRDTLCYRLQKYTLQTN, encoded by the coding sequence ATGGATGGGTTTGATTCACTGATTGGTAAAGCGCCGGCTTTCGAGGCCCTTTTGCGCAGTGCGCGCATGGTGGCGGCCACAGAGGTGACCGCACTCATTATAGGAGAGACGGGTACAGGTAAAGAGCTATTGGCACAGGCCATTCATGCCGAGAGCCAGCGGGCAAACAAAGCATTTGCAGCCATTAACTGTGCGGCACTGCCGGAAGGGCTAGCCGAATCGGAACTTTTTGGCCATCGCCGCGGCGCTTTCTCTGGCGCCGTCCATGATCATTTGGGACGTTTCCGGGCTGCTGAAGGGGGCACTGTATTCCTGGATGAAGTCAACGAGCTCTCCCCCGCGGTTCAGGCCAAGCTGCTCCGCTTCCTGGAATCTGGCGAATGCCAGGCCATTGGCGATACGCGGGTCCAGCACTGCGATGTGCGGGTTATCGCCGCCACCAATTGCAATCTAAACCAACGAATCCAGGAAGGACGGTTTCGCCAGGATCTCTACTATCGTCTCCATGTGGTGCCCCTGGAAATACCGCCCTTGCGGGCACGGGAAGGAGATATCCATAAGCTTTTAAAGCACTTTTGCGCCGTCTTTGCCCAGCAACACCACGGCCTTACGCCCGCGGGCTTTAATGCCGCTGCCTTACGGGCTCTCAACCTCTATTCCTGGCCCGGCAATGTGCGGGAATTGCGTAATTTTTGCGAGCGCATGATGGTGCTGTTACCTGGCCAAATCATTACCCCCCAGAATCTGCCCTTTAACATCCGCGGCGACTTAAACCTGCCGCCAGAAAAGGGGGAAAAACCACTGATCACCTTGCCAGAAAGCGGTCTAGAACTCGATCGGGTAGAGATGGAGCTCATTCACCAAGCCATCGCCAAAACTAAGGGTAATCGCGCTAAAGCCGCGCGGCTGTTGGGTATTAGCCGCGATACGCTCTGTTACCGGCTGCAGAAATACACCCTTCAAACCAATTAA
- a CDS encoding sulfite exporter TauE/SafE family protein: MTLLDPLFTTSFTFALLLGLLSGLHCVAMCGAIIGTLTLSLPREIRSDKKRLLTFVFAYNLGRVASYITMGFIMGLLVGLLGSLSHPLVFGVSGHDILQAVSSLIMLGTGLYLANWFPRFAVVERIGVPLWRRLEPLGRRLIPVRTRTQAFVFGTIWGWLPCGLVYNAVAVAATTGSGTQSALTMLAFGMGTLPTVMSTGIFTAWMAHLASLNRLRLVAGLVIIAMALVNLLAVGFYRG; encoded by the coding sequence GTGACACTTTTAGATCCTCTTTTTACCACCTCTTTCACCTTCGCCCTTTTGCTGGGTTTGCTGAGTGGACTGCATTGTGTTGCCATGTGCGGGGCGATCATCGGCACGCTAACCTTGAGCTTGCCACGGGAAATCCGCAGCGACAAAAAGCGATTACTCACTTTTGTCTTTGCCTATAATTTAGGCCGAGTCGCAAGTTACATTACCATGGGATTCATAATGGGGTTGCTGGTGGGGTTACTGGGTTCCCTCAGCCATCCTCTAGTCTTCGGGGTCTCAGGACACGATATATTGCAGGCGGTTTCATCCCTTATCATGTTGGGCACGGGATTGTATCTTGCTAATTGGTTCCCCCGCTTTGCTGTGGTAGAGCGAATAGGTGTTCCTCTATGGCGCCGGCTAGAGCCCCTGGGGCGGCGGCTGATACCCGTTCGCACCCGGACGCAAGCCTTTGTCTTTGGTACTATTTGGGGCTGGCTTCCCTGTGGCCTGGTTTACAATGCCGTTGCGGTAGCCGCCACTACCGGTAGTGGAACCCAAAGTGCCTTGACCATGCTTGCCTTTGGTATGGGCACTTTGCCAACAGTGATGAGCACGGGCATTTTTACCGCTTGGATGGCTCACCTCGCTAGCCTCAATCGCCTGCGCCTCGTAGCCGGTTTAGTCATTATCGCCATGGCCCTGGTTAACTTGCTGGCCGTTGGCTTCTATAGGGGCTAA
- a CDS encoding ATP-binding cassette domain-containing protein: MLELEAVSKRYGSTIALHTTDLSIVQGWTTVLIGPSGCGKSTLLRLMIGLIQPDTGIIRFEGASLTTTSILAQRREMGYVIQEGGLFPHFTARGNIVLMAEHLGWDKARIHRRLEALVTLTRFPSEALDRYPIQLSGGQRQRVALMRALMLDPSLLLLDEPLGALDPLNRYELQAELKEVFRSLGKTVVMVTHDMGEAAHFGDHIVLLQEGRIVQQGSIRDLVENPGAPFVERFIRAQRSPLEAYGRPHSE, from the coding sequence ATGCTAGAACTGGAAGCAGTTTCTAAACGCTACGGTAGTACCATCGCTTTACATACTACGGATCTGTCTATTGTCCAAGGTTGGACCACCGTTCTAATCGGCCCTAGCGGTTGCGGTAAATCTACACTGCTGCGATTAATGATAGGGCTCATTCAGCCAGATACGGGCATAATCCGTTTCGAGGGCGCCTCCCTAACCACCACTAGCATTTTAGCACAGCGCCGGGAGATGGGGTACGTGATTCAAGAGGGGGGATTGTTTCCCCATTTCACGGCGCGGGGCAATATTGTTTTGATGGCCGAGCATCTAGGATGGGATAAAGCGCGGATACACCGGCGGCTTGAGGCGCTGGTGACGCTCACCCGTTTTCCCAGCGAGGCTTTGGACCGATACCCCATCCAGCTTTCTGGCGGGCAACGTCAGCGAGTCGCTTTGATGCGTGCATTGATGCTTGATCCAAGCTTGCTATTGCTGGATGAGCCCTTAGGCGCCCTAGATCCTTTGAACCGCTATGAACTGCAAGCCGAACTGAAAGAAGTTTTTAGGTCGTTAGGTAAAACCGTGGTGATGGTGACCCACGATATGGGAGAGGCAGCTCATTTTGGTGATCACATCGTATTGCTGCAGGAAGGAAGAATCGTGCAGCAAGGGAGCATTCGAGATTTAGTGGAAAACCCTGGTGCGCCTTTCGTAGAACGCTTTATTCGTGCCCAACGTTCGCCCTTGGAGGCTTATGGAAGGCCGCACAGTGAATAA
- a CDS encoding glycine betaine ABC transporter substrate-binding protein, with translation MNKASLALALWLLFSGCLADSAVIVGSKKFTESILLGELVVQQIRSAGVNAIHRRELGGSRVLWNALLTGEIDIYPEYTGTLYYEIFSRQVTEEAELRRLLVAQGIEMSRPLGFNNTYALGMKEAVAERLNIRKISDLVRHPELVLGFSNEFMARADGWPGLRTRYGLPQRQVSGLDHDLAYRGLAQGSLQVIDLYSTDAEIDYYGLRVLEDDRHYFPDYKALLLYRRDLLKQAPEAVTALHSLEGRLDSASMAAMNAQVKLERVPDFQVAGNFLEQTFGHRPQASPVTAWQRFYRHTKEHLVLVGISLTSAIVVAIPLGVIAAYRPRLGSIILSIAGIIQTIPALALLVFMIPLLGIGGPPAVVALFLYSLLPILRNTHTGLHDISPQLRESAVALGLSTGARLRLVELPMASRAILAGIKTSAVINVGTATLGALIGAGGYGQPILTGIRLDDVSLILEGAIPAAGLAMLVQGLFEWADRAIVPKGLRLAERKR, from the coding sequence GTGAATAAAGCAAGCCTTGCTTTGGCTTTGTGGCTGCTATTCTCGGGATGCTTGGCCGATTCCGCGGTGATCGTTGGCTCCAAGAAGTTTACGGAATCCATTCTTTTGGGTGAGCTGGTAGTTCAGCAGATACGGAGTGCGGGCGTGAACGCGATCCATCGCCGGGAACTGGGGGGATCGCGGGTTCTTTGGAACGCCTTGCTGACCGGTGAAATCGATATTTATCCTGAATATACTGGCACGCTCTATTACGAAATTTTTTCCCGGCAGGTGACCGAAGAAGCCGAACTGCGCCGCCTTTTAGTGGCCCAGGGAATTGAGATGAGCCGTCCCTTGGGATTCAATAATACGTATGCTTTGGGAATGAAAGAAGCGGTTGCCGAGCGGCTCAATATTCGTAAGATTTCAGATCTGGTTAGACATCCAGAGCTAGTGCTGGGATTTAGTAATGAGTTTATGGCCCGGGCTGACGGATGGCCGGGTCTGCGTACTCGCTATGGGTTGCCCCAACGCCAGGTCAGCGGATTGGATCATGATCTCGCTTACCGGGGACTAGCGCAGGGTTCCTTGCAGGTGATTGATCTCTACTCGACCGATGCTGAAATTGATTATTATGGATTGCGCGTACTAGAAGATGATCGTCATTACTTTCCCGACTATAAAGCCCTATTGCTTTACCGGCGTGACTTGCTGAAACAGGCGCCAGAGGCAGTGACTGCCTTACATTCTTTGGAGGGGCGCCTTGATTCGGCAAGCATGGCCGCCATGAATGCCCAGGTTAAGCTGGAGCGCGTCCCCGATTTCCAGGTAGCCGGAAATTTTCTGGAACAAACTTTTGGCCATCGCCCGCAAGCCTCTCCGGTAACCGCCTGGCAGCGTTTTTACCGCCATACCAAGGAGCACTTGGTTTTGGTCGGCATTTCCCTGACAAGCGCCATTGTTGTCGCCATCCCGCTCGGAGTTATCGCAGCCTACCGGCCCCGGCTAGGGTCGATTATCTTGAGTATAGCGGGGATTATTCAAACTATTCCCGCGCTGGCCTTGCTGGTTTTCATGATTCCTCTCCTTGGCATTGGCGGTCCGCCGGCGGTTGTGGCCTTATTCCTGTACAGTCTTTTACCCATCCTGCGCAATACCCATACCGGGTTGCATGATATTTCCCCTCAGCTTCGAGAATCGGCAGTAGCGCTGGGTCTTTCAACGGGGGCCAGGCTGCGTTTAGTGGAACTGCCCATGGCCTCCCGCGCTATTTTGGCGGGTATTAAAACCTCAGCGGTGATCAATGTGGGCACGGCTACCCTGGGTGCTTTAATCGGCGCCGGGGGATATGGGCAACCTATATTGACTGGAATTCGCTTGGATGACGTGAGTCTTATTTTGGAAGGAGCCATTCCTGCCGCCGGACTGGCCATGCTGGTGCAAGGGCTGTTTGAGTGGGCGGATCGAGCCATAGTCCCTAAAGGGCTGCGGTTGGCAGAGCGGAAAAGATAA
- a CDS encoding TonB-dependent receptor plug domain-containing protein, translating to MLKRTPIFVLVATACAASPLLAQDEEVTLPELEVVGQPVERAGVEAENKPFATPDTADLLRRVPGANVNANGPIAGMVQYRGMFGPRMNVRINGTPIESGGPNWMDPPLSYAPRSLVESIEVTRGVGSVSTGSGIGGYVEAKTKSSHFTGSEQFEFHSDVDIAGHSVDGGYNLGGILSLSNDRHRLHFLGSRDDGGDTEFGDGTIKATEYERNTYGAGYGFKTGDHEFSADYQRLDTENSGTPSLPMDISFIRTNRAGGKYTGFWNDIQLETRFGYSDVDHQMNNFRLRQAANFCALPAPFCQGDDKRLVNAGSEDFNYGLKATFALWGGDLAIGADGHAAQHNATVLDPDFAPFFVTNFNNAQINKYGFFSEWTKEIYSNWELQLGARYDRVEMDADGVNAFPAQLADRGMGGMPAQMIQMLRNRFNGADRGQNNNNVDWVAELSYQMNSALRWTFGAARKMRSPTYIQRYLWIPLEVNAGLGDGNAYVGNVALDPETSHELGFGFDWQTQAAYFSPQAYYRRVDDYIQGTPAADPVVIAVSTNAAGDATPLQFSNVDAEIYGLDADFGYRFHPRWRLDGVASYVRGKRRDINDNLYRIAPPNLRLSLTHERIHWFTTVESVLVYRQENISDTNTLDPGNANNTNEATPGYVLVNLYGQYRLLNQGITFTAGINNLLDKTYTNHLTGFNRVLNSDVSQGRRLPGPGRNFYAALRYEF from the coding sequence ATGCTTAAAAGAACGCCCATTTTCGTCCTCGTAGCTACCGCCTGCGCTGCCTCCCCGTTGCTTGCCCAGGATGAAGAGGTGACCTTGCCGGAGCTTGAGGTGGTGGGACAACCGGTTGAGCGTGCGGGGGTAGAAGCAGAAAATAAGCCTTTCGCCACGCCTGATACGGCCGATTTGCTGAGGCGGGTCCCTGGCGCTAATGTCAATGCGAATGGACCGATAGCAGGTATGGTGCAATACCGGGGGATGTTTGGGCCGCGAATGAACGTGCGGATAAATGGTACGCCTATTGAATCAGGAGGACCTAATTGGATGGACCCGCCACTGAGCTACGCGCCTCGCAGCCTGGTAGAGTCAATAGAGGTTACCCGGGGGGTTGGGTCGGTCAGTACGGGTTCTGGAATCGGCGGCTATGTTGAAGCCAAAACCAAGTCCAGCCATTTTACCGGCAGCGAGCAATTTGAATTTCACAGCGATGTTGATATAGCAGGCCATTCCGTCGATGGTGGTTATAATTTGGGGGGTATTTTGTCTTTGTCCAATGATCGTCATCGGTTACATTTTCTTGGTAGCCGGGATGATGGTGGCGATACTGAATTTGGCGACGGCACTATCAAGGCCACCGAGTACGAACGGAATACTTATGGCGCTGGGTACGGTTTTAAAACAGGCGATCATGAATTTAGCGCTGACTATCAACGTCTGGATACCGAGAATAGTGGCACCCCAAGCCTGCCTATGGATATTAGCTTCATCAGGACCAATCGGGCAGGAGGTAAATATACGGGGTTTTGGAACGATATCCAGCTAGAAACCCGGTTCGGCTATTCTGATGTGGATCATCAAATGAATAATTTTAGGTTGCGGCAAGCCGCTAATTTTTGCGCTCTACCGGCCCCCTTTTGCCAGGGCGATGATAAACGTTTGGTGAATGCTGGCAGTGAAGATTTCAACTACGGCCTTAAGGCCACCTTCGCCCTCTGGGGTGGCGATCTAGCCATAGGCGCCGATGGCCATGCCGCGCAGCACAACGCGACTGTCTTGGATCCTGATTTTGCGCCCTTTTTCGTGACTAATTTTAACAATGCGCAAATAAATAAGTATGGCTTCTTTAGTGAATGGACCAAGGAGATTTATTCTAACTGGGAACTCCAGCTTGGAGCCCGTTATGATCGGGTAGAGATGGATGCGGATGGGGTCAACGCCTTTCCCGCTCAGCTTGCCGACAGGGGCATGGGGGGGATGCCGGCGCAGATGATACAAATGCTCAGGAATCGATTCAATGGCGCCGATCGTGGGCAAAACAACAACAATGTGGACTGGGTCGCCGAGCTCAGCTACCAAATGAATTCCGCTCTTCGCTGGACTTTCGGCGCGGCGCGGAAGATGCGCTCGCCAACTTACATTCAACGTTATCTCTGGATTCCCCTGGAAGTCAATGCGGGTCTTGGGGACGGGAATGCCTATGTGGGTAATGTAGCGCTTGATCCGGAGACTTCCCATGAATTGGGATTTGGCTTTGATTGGCAGACTCAGGCTGCCTACTTTTCGCCGCAAGCCTACTACCGCCGGGTCGATGATTATATTCAAGGGACTCCAGCCGCCGATCCCGTGGTGATTGCAGTCAGCACCAATGCTGCTGGGGACGCCACCCCCCTTCAATTTAGCAATGTGGATGCTGAAATTTACGGCCTTGATGCTGATTTTGGCTACCGCTTCCATCCCCGATGGCGGCTGGATGGGGTGGCGAGTTATGTCCGAGGTAAACGGCGGGATATTAATGATAACCTGTATCGTATTGCTCCGCCCAATTTGCGTCTTTCCCTGACTCATGAGCGGATTCATTGGTTTACCACCGTTGAAAGCGTGCTAGTTTATCGGCAGGAAAATATTTCAGATACTAATACTTTGGACCCGGGAAACGCCAACAATACAAATGAAGCGACTCCAGGCTATGTCCTGGTTAATCTTTATGGACAATACCGGTTGCTTAATCAAGGCATTACCTTCACCGCGGGAATCAATAACTTGCTCGACAAAACGTATACTAACCACCTAACGGGCTTTAACCGGGTGCTCAATAGCGATGTCTCCCAAGGACGGCGTTTACCTGGACCTGGACGCAACTTCTATGCTGCTTTGCGTTATGAGTTTTAG
- a CDS encoding transposase, with translation MPNHVHFIVVNAVGADLCVRPDLCVRPDLCVRPDLCVRPDLCVRPDLCVRPDLCVRPDAVPTINKGEHVGSPLHGVVQWFKTMTTNEYIRGVKQNGWPSFPGKLWQRNYWERIVRNETELDRIRDYIRNNPVQWESDKLFVNPA, from the coding sequence ATGCCCAACCACGTGCATTTCATTGTGGTAAACGCCGTAGGGGCGGACCTGTGTGTCCGCCCTGACCTGTGTGTCCGCCCTGACCTGTGTGTCCGCCCTGACCTGTGTGTCCGCCCTGACCTGTGTGTCCGCCCTGACCTGTGTGTCCGCCCTGACCTGTGTGTCCGCCCGGATGCCGTACCCACAATCAACAAGGGCGAACACGTAGGTTCGCCCCTACATGGCGTGGTGCAATGGTTCAAGACCATGACGACCAACGAATATATTCGTGGCGTCAAACAAAATGGATGGCCATCATTTCCCGGCAAATTGTGGCAGCGTAATTATTGGGAACGCATCGTCCGTAATGAAACAGAATTGGACCGTATCCGCGACTATATCCGCAACAATCCAGTCCAATGGGAATCCGACAAATTATTCGTAAACCCGGCCTAA
- a CDS encoding phospholipase D-like domain-containing anti-phage protein, translating to MTLWRFSSRTTRLDQSFLAEHLQGARAYRRIAGYFTSSLFEVAGEWLREIPEVRIVCNGDLSPEDLRVAKVREIRLLGRWHEQAVEADALLNRDRYRQLHAFLTARGPMIWVAPNTVCGFLHGKAGVIERADGRKVGFIGSMNETRQGWQTHYEILWEDDSPEGVAWIEAEFAHLWQAAKPLPEAVIQEVGRHARRVEIPLDDRVTPEEMAPAALAESPLYREGFSLQPWQQGFIAECLNHYRAYPAVRLLLADEVGLGKTLSLGTAAVALCLLAEQAGKGRKLVAIFAPATLIEQWQTEVMDKLGLPCGRWDSQGKIWLDPEARPVSPKGAAQIGRCPFRMGIISTGLLTQPTQEREFLGNLTFELLVLDEAHKARTRQGLGKNAGAPNELLKFMRAAAGRARHVLLGTATPIQTRPEDLWDLMGILHQGEGRFVLGEDLGPWHHPDRVLPVLTGQERVTDEEQGWALLRSPLPPVSSSAEGSLRRLLRDIRLELAMPDQRYEARVPVVNLPKDIREDLEDVLHEEREGTYFFQRHNPIVRHTVLRQRRTLEAKALLPRIGVNVHPERRLSRDPSAFSVLFADRALRTGEAFDRAYKGAEAFSRVLGQRGQGMGFMKNLLRQRVCSSCVAGLATAERMLAGRTEQETQDEQEGDLTMQTQAERNELQVLAAPLRALAEDPKLKAIRHYLTVEGWLNHGCIIFSQYYDTAAWVAGKLADLFPQERIGLYAGAGKSRLYHGGETVQMEREPLKRLVAEREVRLMVATDAACEGLNLQMLGTLINVDLPWNPTRLEQRLGRIKRLGQLRENVDMLNLVYQGTVDETIYERLSERMRDRYDLFGALPDTLKDEWIEDITRLGEEMDRYIEARRQATGFDLRYNATLEPGEDSWRNCAKVFARRDLVNLMGQGW from the coding sequence GTGACCCTCTGGCGCTTCTCTTCCCGGACTACCCGCCTGGACCAGAGTTTTCTGGCCGAGCACTTACAAGGAGCGCGGGCCTACCGGCGCATTGCCGGCTATTTCACCAGCTCACTGTTTGAGGTCGCCGGGGAATGGCTGAGGGAGATTCCCGAGGTTCGCATCGTTTGCAATGGGGATCTCTCCCCCGAGGACCTGCGGGTAGCGAAAGTCCGGGAAATCCGGCTGCTGGGGCGCTGGCACGAGCAGGCGGTCGAGGCCGACGCCCTGCTTAATCGGGATCGCTACCGCCAGCTCCATGCTTTCCTGACCGCCCGTGGCCCGATGATCTGGGTAGCGCCTAATACCGTCTGCGGGTTCCTCCACGGCAAGGCCGGGGTAATCGAGCGGGCCGATGGCCGCAAGGTGGGCTTTATCGGCTCCATGAACGAGACCCGCCAGGGCTGGCAAACCCATTATGAAATCCTTTGGGAAGACGATTCACCGGAGGGCGTTGCCTGGATCGAGGCGGAGTTCGCCCACCTCTGGCAAGCGGCCAAGCCCCTGCCGGAGGCGGTGATTCAAGAGGTGGGACGGCACGCCCGCCGGGTTGAGATTCCCTTGGACGATAGGGTTACCCCGGAAGAGATGGCCCCGGCGGCCCTGGCCGAGTCGCCCCTCTACCGGGAGGGATTTTCCCTGCAACCCTGGCAGCAAGGGTTTATCGCCGAGTGCTTGAATCACTACCGGGCCTATCCCGCTGTACGCCTGCTGCTGGCGGATGAGGTGGGCCTGGGAAAAACCCTGTCCCTGGGAACGGCGGCGGTCGCCTTGTGCTTGCTAGCCGAGCAGGCGGGCAAGGGGCGCAAACTAGTAGCAATTTTTGCCCCGGCCACCCTGATTGAGCAGTGGCAAACGGAAGTGATGGATAAACTCGGCCTACCCTGTGGCCGCTGGGACTCCCAGGGCAAGATCTGGCTGGACCCGGAAGCTCGACCCGTTTCTCCCAAGGGGGCGGCGCAGATTGGGCGCTGCCCCTTTCGGATGGGCATTATTTCTACCGGCCTGTTAACCCAACCTACCCAGGAGCGGGAATTCCTCGGCAACCTGACGTTTGAACTTCTGGTGCTGGATGAAGCCCATAAGGCCCGGACCCGGCAGGGGCTGGGCAAGAACGCCGGCGCGCCCAATGAACTGCTCAAATTTATGCGGGCCGCCGCCGGGCGGGCCCGGCATGTCTTGCTGGGGACCGCCACCCCGATTCAAACCCGGCCAGAGGATCTGTGGGATCTCATGGGCATTCTTCATCAGGGGGAAGGCCGGTTTGTGTTGGGGGAGGATCTGGGCCCCTGGCACCACCCAGATCGGGTGCTGCCGGTACTCACCGGGCAGGAGCGGGTCACCGATGAAGAGCAAGGCTGGGCGCTGCTGCGCTCGCCGTTGCCACCGGTTTCCTCCTCGGCGGAAGGGTCGTTGCGTCGGCTACTCCGGGATATCCGCCTGGAACTGGCCATGCCAGACCAGCGCTACGAGGCCCGCGTACCGGTGGTGAATCTGCCCAAGGATATCCGGGAAGACTTGGAGGATGTCCTCCACGAGGAAAGAGAAGGAACTTATTTTTTCCAACGCCATAACCCCATCGTCCGGCATACGGTCCTGCGCCAGCGCCGCACCCTGGAGGCGAAGGCGTTGCTGCCGCGGATTGGGGTCAATGTTCATCCCGAGCGGCGCCTGAGCCGTGATCCTTCGGCCTTCTCGGTTTTATTCGCGGACCGTGCCCTACGCACCGGTGAGGCATTTGATAGGGCCTATAAAGGAGCGGAGGCTTTCTCCAGGGTATTGGGGCAGCGGGGCCAGGGGATGGGGTTTATGAAAAACCTCCTGCGCCAGCGTGTTTGCTCCAGTTGCGTGGCGGGGCTGGCGACCGCAGAGCGTATGCTCGCCGGGCGGACCGAACAGGAAACCCAGGACGAGCAAGAAGGCGATCTAACAATGCAAACCCAAGCCGAGCGCAATGAACTCCAGGTGCTGGCGGCACCGCTGCGTGCCCTGGCCGAGGACCCCAAGCTCAAGGCCATCCGCCATTATCTTACCGTCGAAGGCTGGCTGAATCATGGCTGCATCATTTTCAGCCAATACTACGACACGGCCGCCTGGGTGGCCGGGAAGCTAGCGGATCTCTTCCCCCAGGAGCGGATCGGGCTTTACGCCGGCGCGGGCAAAAGCCGTCTCTACCATGGGGGGGAGACCGTTCAGATGGAACGCGAGCCCCTTAAACGCCTGGTGGCGGAGCGGGAAGTCCGCCTGATGGTAGCCACCGATGCGGCCTGCGAAGGGCTCAATCTCCAGATGCTCGGCACCCTTATCAATGTGGATTTACCGTGGAATCCCACCCGATTGGAACAGCGCCTCGGTCGTATCAAGCGGCTAGGCCAACTCCGGGAGAACGTGGATATGCTGAACCTGGTTTATCAAGGCACCGTGGATGAGACGATTTACGAACGGCTTTCCGAGCGCATGCGCGACCGCTACGATCTCTTTGGCGCGTTGCCTGATACCCTTAAAGACGAATGGATCGAGGATATCACCCGGCTGGGGGAGGAAATGGATCGCTATATCGAGGCGCGCCGGCAGGCGACTGGTTTCGACCTCCGTTACAATGCTACCCTGGAGCCGGGCGAGGATAGCTGGCGCAACTGCGCGAAGGTTTTTGCCCGCCGGGATTTGGTTAATCTCATGGGGCAAGGGTGGTAA